From Daphnia pulicaria isolate SC F1-1A chromosome 4, SC_F0-13Bv2, whole genome shotgun sequence, one genomic window encodes:
- the LOC124338643 gene encoding uncharacterized protein LOC124338643 isoform X2: MKKNKQKPLHVIDRNPLESEEFQVHEVLTIDKLEKALNKLQDETLLSNIDASGWDCEKENILQQTEKKTEFLSQCDDMEITSITTVEIGQNGSVVQEIEMEVSASSLAPLHDVTVVEDCVTQEESATSSRMIVNKDNFASVKDLGNETSIQEMEMSAVQEETSCASLSEKFVQPMEVSQEFRGVAVEDSSPCPSIILEVETVKVATIGNQIIELESSSTQKKFTCVHQESVDEIKETAVIYPDFSSEEFGEFILLAKKLNWKIELFESLLVLSKVKNYLVLKFKLDCEYNHQKVKHYNIEDIDIDTRKDVKDKWTRLGLVILENSLENSNLKEICLTTQDLPKLMHIIEEYTRIFLDFATEDSPKFESLANPRSIKFDTDYSKFNLTFELSNLENLSWLRISLNLTSVFPLSAKDVIIESILGTVNKTELTNMIFNIRPSSLYLTRIAECIEDFLKFRSTNNKHKILNRARE; this comes from the exons atgaagaagaacaaacaGAAACCTTTACATGTTATCGACAGAAATCCTTTAGAAAGCGA AGAATTCCAAGTTCATGAAGTTTTGACCATTGATAAATTGGAGAAAGCATTGAACAAACTTCAGGATGAAACACTGCTTTCAAACATAGATGCATCTGGTTGGGATTGcgaaaaggaaaacattctacaacaaacagaaaaaaagactgAATTCTTAAGTCAATGTGATGATATGGAAATTACAAGTATAACCACTGTTGAAATTGGCCAAAACGGCAGTGTTgttcaagaaattgaaatggaGGTATCAGCATCTTCCCTTGCCCCACTGCATGATGTAACAGTGGTAGAAGACTGTGTCACTCAAGAAGAATCAGCAACTTCCTCAAGAATGATTGTAAACAAAGATAACTTTGCTTCCGTGAAAGATCTCGGCAATGAAACTTCAATTCAAGAAATGGAAATGTCAGCCGTTCAGGAAGAAACTAGTTGTGCATCCTTAAGTGAAAAGTTTGTTCAACCAATGGAAGTGTCCCAGGAGTTCAGGGGGGTGGCAGTTGAAGATTCAAGCCCTTGCCCCTCCATCATCTTAGAAGTAGAAACTGTTAAAGTTGCTACAATAGGCAACCAAATTATTGAACTGGAAAGCAGCAGCACTCAGAAGAAATTTACTTGTGTCCATCAAGAATCTGTtgatgaaattaaagaaactgCAGTCATCTATCCAGATTTCAGTTCAGAAgagtttggtgaatttatcTTGCTTGCCAAAAAGTTGAAttggaaaattgaattatttgagAGTTTGTTGGTCCTATCAAAGGTGAAAAATTACCTTGTCTTAAAATTCAAACTGGATTGTGAATATAACCACCAAAAAGTTAAACATTACAACATTGAGGATATTGATATTGACACTAGGAAAG ACGTGAAAGATAAATGGACCAGACTGGGATTGGTGATCCTAGAAAATTCGTTAGAAAATAGCAATCTTAAAGAAATATGTTTGACCACACAAGATTTACCGAAGTTGATGCACATCATTGAAGAGTACACTCGCATATTTCTTGATTTTGCCACGGAAGATTCTCCGAAATTTGAGTCATTGGCTAACCCACGATCAATCAAATTTGACACGGATTATTCGAAATTTAACTTGACATTTGAATTATCCAATTTAGAGAATCTCTCCTGGTTACGCATTTCCTTAAATCTAACTTCTGTTTTTCCTTTGTCAGCAAAAGATGTAATAATTGAAAGTATTTTGGGAACTGTTAACAAAACCGAATTAACAAACATGATCTTTAACATAAGACCAAGTAGTCTTTACTTGACTCGCATTGCTGAATGTATTGAAGACTTCCTGAAATTCCGTtctacaaacaacaaacacaaaatattGAACCGTGCACGTGAATGA
- the LOC124338643 gene encoding uncharacterized protein LOC124338643 isoform X1 — MDRENRRNSILKPAVNQQSVFEYEEEQTETFTCYRQKSFRKRVSFAGRDEVKEFQVHEVLTIDKLEKALNKLQDETLLSNIDASGWDCEKENILQQTEKKTEFLSQCDDMEITSITTVEIGQNGSVVQEIEMEVSASSLAPLHDVTVVEDCVTQEESATSSRMIVNKDNFASVKDLGNETSIQEMEMSAVQEETSCASLSEKFVQPMEVSQEFRGVAVEDSSPCPSIILEVETVKVATIGNQIIELESSSTQKKFTCVHQESVDEIKETAVIYPDFSSEEFGEFILLAKKLNWKIELFESLLVLSKVKNYLVLKFKLDCEYNHQKVKHYNIEDIDIDTRKDVKDKWTRLGLVILENSLENSNLKEICLTTQDLPKLMHIIEEYTRIFLDFATEDSPKFESLANPRSIKFDTDYSKFNLTFELSNLENLSWLRISLNLTSVFPLSAKDVIIESILGTVNKTELTNMIFNIRPSSLYLTRIAECIEDFLKFRSTNNKHKILNRARE, encoded by the exons ATGGATAGAGAAAACAGGAGAAATTCG ATTTTAAAGCCGGCTGTAAATCAACAATCAGTTTTTGAATatgaagaagaacaaacaGAAACCTTTACATGTTATCGACAGAAATCCTTTAGAAAGCGAGTAAGTTTTGCTGGTAGGGATGAAGTAAA AGAATTCCAAGTTCATGAAGTTTTGACCATTGATAAATTGGAGAAAGCATTGAACAAACTTCAGGATGAAACACTGCTTTCAAACATAGATGCATCTGGTTGGGATTGcgaaaaggaaaacattctacaacaaacagaaaaaaagactgAATTCTTAAGTCAATGTGATGATATGGAAATTACAAGTATAACCACTGTTGAAATTGGCCAAAACGGCAGTGTTgttcaagaaattgaaatggaGGTATCAGCATCTTCCCTTGCCCCACTGCATGATGTAACAGTGGTAGAAGACTGTGTCACTCAAGAAGAATCAGCAACTTCCTCAAGAATGATTGTAAACAAAGATAACTTTGCTTCCGTGAAAGATCTCGGCAATGAAACTTCAATTCAAGAAATGGAAATGTCAGCCGTTCAGGAAGAAACTAGTTGTGCATCCTTAAGTGAAAAGTTTGTTCAACCAATGGAAGTGTCCCAGGAGTTCAGGGGGGTGGCAGTTGAAGATTCAAGCCCTTGCCCCTCCATCATCTTAGAAGTAGAAACTGTTAAAGTTGCTACAATAGGCAACCAAATTATTGAACTGGAAAGCAGCAGCACTCAGAAGAAATTTACTTGTGTCCATCAAGAATCTGTtgatgaaattaaagaaactgCAGTCATCTATCCAGATTTCAGTTCAGAAgagtttggtgaatttatcTTGCTTGCCAAAAAGTTGAAttggaaaattgaattatttgagAGTTTGTTGGTCCTATCAAAGGTGAAAAATTACCTTGTCTTAAAATTCAAACTGGATTGTGAATATAACCACCAAAAAGTTAAACATTACAACATTGAGGATATTGATATTGACACTAGGAAAG ACGTGAAAGATAAATGGACCAGACTGGGATTGGTGATCCTAGAAAATTCGTTAGAAAATAGCAATCTTAAAGAAATATGTTTGACCACACAAGATTTACCGAAGTTGATGCACATCATTGAAGAGTACACTCGCATATTTCTTGATTTTGCCACGGAAGATTCTCCGAAATTTGAGTCATTGGCTAACCCACGATCAATCAAATTTGACACGGATTATTCGAAATTTAACTTGACATTTGAATTATCCAATTTAGAGAATCTCTCCTGGTTACGCATTTCCTTAAATCTAACTTCTGTTTTTCCTTTGTCAGCAAAAGATGTAATAATTGAAAGTATTTTGGGAACTGTTAACAAAACCGAATTAACAAACATGATCTTTAACATAAGACCAAGTAGTCTTTACTTGACTCGCATTGCTGAATGTATTGAAGACTTCCTGAAATTCCGTtctacaaacaacaaacacaaaatattGAACCGTGCACGTGAATGA
- the LOC124337501 gene encoding flightin-like has translation MSYEMPDLEGGDTFTPVEEGADALAGSTEANVAEGEQAPAAEIQPNIPVEVEKRKKRVSIYWKRPKSHLYEYNYDYGSNYYKGMIDYLDERSSGCKPAPPKALNWAERALKTYSEKREAAARNKDKDQDAQLLHSIRNTVNSYTVHARTYTRKVTASLTY, from the exons ATGTCGTACGAGATGCCCGATTTGGAAGGCGGTGACACTTTCACTCCAGTGGAGGAAGGTGCTGATGCCTTGGCCGGTTCGACGGAAGCGAACGTTGCGGAAGGTGAGCAAGCTCCCGCTGCCGAAATCCAGCCCAACATCCCCGTCGAAGTCGAGAAGCGCAAAAAGCGGGTGTCGATATACTGGAAGAGGCCCAAGTCGCATCTCTACGAGTACAATTACG ACTACGGCTCCAACTATTACAAG GGGATGATCGACTATCTGGACGAGCGAAGTAGCGGATGCAAGCCAGCACCTCCCAAGGCACTTAACTGGGCTGAGCGAGCTTTGAAGACGTACTCTGAGAAGCGTGAAGCTGCCGCCCGTAACAAGGATAAAGATCAAGATGCGCAATTGCTTCATAGCATCCGAAACACCGTCAACTCTTACACAGTTCATGCCAGGACTTACACTCGCAAAGTTACTGCCAGTCTAACctactaa
- the LOC124338641 gene encoding integrator complex subunit 10-like, whose product MQENQLSDEEYVIYRTKSSQKLDAATAKAWMITAKTLFPRNFAVQLEAYTTQKSANNPKEAARYFSSLFFDFPNEVELWEEVQEITSALQKVDANESSRFYRDLFSHMLTEVQHQLLLSMAERAEDTIEHCRLMLVLLARLPQFVDTHGKKLVDTLLTTEKHSHYQTPVNCFRKLLVVDLLPTLLGSRTIDVPQKQLYRLILKSIEFYVNWFASGSPLIQGVEGSELKTEEAWTNLFKIMFAMGRKLGWELSSMFSIENRELMCQNLWAFFRSTPLGDEDSPNFRQLLYCTTVLLVESLYEYMRKIDPACFQIPNQGNKMETTQLLLVRAFLPSVDSGLESALKRRKEENSASHSTLNVTVTKSCPTPTATTLLSSFLTAVSCWELLQQTEELRNEFSKICLHLRTESWLWLPNFIADVYLHQGLYAEALTKLQSVGSTVLNPQSFLLKSSGIFFGLGNHIAATEQILHAVANLPLEGGSDLPTSFTIPCFSSPIGKPPLHFMALNRTEIVQYSVSVLLACLQDRAFKNGNSDLAVGHLIVLLQYDWPNNSNLLEESLEKIRRQGQFTYQLFSSYVIQVDILEEIAYLVTDQGGAINVDIFPPSAAQLATQRRMTTRRGDLGAREDFRSAMKRQMGRSPENIQNLMIRFMIRERENILQAMKV is encoded by the exons ATGCAAGAAAATCAGCTTTCAGACGAAGAATATGTGATTTATCGAACCAAAAGTAGTCAAAAACTGGATGCTGCCACAGCTAAAGCTTGGATGATTACCGCAAAAACATTATTCCCGCGAAATTTTGCTGTTCAG CTAGAAGCGTATACCACTCAAAAATCTGCAAACAATCCTAAAGAAGCAGCAAGATACTTTTCTAGTTT attctttgattttccaaaTGAAGTGGAATTATGGGAGGAAGTGCAGGAAATTACATCAGCTCTTCAGAAAGTTGATGCTAATGAATCCTCACGTTTTTATAGAGATTTATTTTCTCACATGCTTACAG aagtaCAACATCAGCTATTGCTTTCTATGGCAGAGAGGGCAGAAGATACAATAGAACATTGCAGATTAATGTTGGTTTTATTGGCTAGGCTTCCACAGTTTGTTGACACACATGGT AAAAAATTAGTGGATACTTTGCTGACAACAGAAAAGCACAGTCACTATCAAACTCCAGTTAATTGCTTCAGGAAATTGCTAGTCGTAGATTTACTCCCAACACTGCTTGGTTCCAGAACAATTGATGTCCCTCAGAAACAACTATATAGACtcattttgaaatcaattgaattctaTGTAAATTGGTTTGCTAGTGGATCTCCATTAATTCAG GGTGTGGAAGGATCTGAGCTAAAAACAGAAGAGGCATGGACCAAtctatttaaaataatgtttGCCATGGGGCGCAAACTCGGATGGGAACTTAGTTCGATGTTTAGTATCGA GAATCGGGAATTAATGTGTCAAAATCTATGGGCGTTTTTTCGCTCAACTCCTCTTGGTGATGAAGACAGTCCAAACTTCCGGCAGTTATTATATTGTACTACAGTTCTTCTAGTGGAATCTTTATATGAATACATGAGGAAAATAGATCCTGCGTGTTTTCAAATTCCAAATCAAG GAAACAAAATGGAAACTACTCAACTATTACTTGTTCGTGCATTTCTTCCAAGCGTCGATAGTGGTCTTGAATCTGCTTTGAAACGTCGCAAGGAAGAAAATTCTGCATCGCATTCCACGTTGAATGTGACTGTAACAAAAAGCTGCCCAACACCGACAGCAACCACTTTGTTATCGAGTTTTTTAACTGCTGTCAGTTGCTGGGAACTGCTTCAACAAACGGAAGAACTTCGGAAtgagttttcaaaaatttgcctGCATCTTCGAACAGAGTCATGGCTTTGGTTGCCAAATTTCATTGCCGATGTTTATTTGCATCAAGGGCTTTACGCAGAAGCGTTAACCAAGTTGCAGTCTGTGGGTTCAACCGTTCTTAATCCCCAatcgtttcttttaaaatcttCAGGGATTTTTTTCGGCTTGGGAAACCATATA GCAGCCACAGAACAAATATTGCACGCTGTTGCTAACTTGCCATTAGAAGGTGGCAGTGATTTACCAACATCGTTTACGATTCCATGCTTTTCCAGTCCCATTGGAAAG CCTCCCTTACATTTTATGGCCTTAAACCGGACAGAAATCGTTCAATATTCCGTAAGTGTTTTGCTGGCTTGCCTCCAGGATCGTGCTTTTAAGAATGGAAATTCCGATTTGGCTGTAGGACATCTAATTGTTCTACTTCAATATGACTGGCCAAACAATTCAAATCTTCTAGAAGaaagtttagaaaaaattcGACGTCAGGGTCAATTTACATATCAACTGTTTTCTTCCTATGTTATCCAAGTTGATATTCTGGAAGAAATAGCTTATCTAGTTACGGATCAAGGAGGAGCCATTAACGTTGATATCTTTCCTCCTTCTGCTGCACAGTTAGCTAC GCAAAGGAGAATGACTACTCGAAGAGGTGACTTGGGCGCACGAGAGGACTTTCGTTCAGCTATGAAACGCCAGATGGGACGAAGTCcagaaaatattcaaaaccTTATGATACGATTCATGATccgcgaaagagaaaacatACTACAGGCAATGAAAGTTTGA